The genomic stretch tgattttttttacatagagtttcactctgtagttcatgctggcctagacctcactgtgtagcccagtctggcctccatCTTATGGCAACCCTCCTCCTCAACTTCCCAAGAGTTGGAATTTCAGGCCTCATTTACTATGACACGaacattaatttttatgttcctcttttctttataccAGCTAACTGAATAGACAAGGCAATTCTGCAAGAAACCCCTGAGGAAAAAACCCACTCTAAGGTTGATAAGGCAATTGAAATTGCAGTTAATCTTGGATAGATTGAAAGGGAGTATCTATTCTAATGACACAGCATGGTGTCCATCTTACAAATTTGGCTTCCTATCCCAGGTCTCCATGACTTCATGTTTGAGTCTAGGAAGAAAGAAGACACTTTAAGAGAAAAATCATGGAAAAGGCCATTCTGctgagcatttaaaaataattagagcATTCTTTTACTATATCAAAGTCTTAACAGCACTGTGACTATATACACTTGAGTATGTTTAATAGTACAGCTGGAGGAAAGGGCGTTCTCCATAGATTTGGGAGAAATACACTGCAATTGTGTTTCACTGGGGATTGCAAAACAGGTATTACACCGTGAGGATATTAGCAGAATAGGATCCAGTGGAAACAACAGGACCTAGAAGATGGGAAGCTGTGCCTGGTAGGTATGGCAATGCATATGAATACAGAAGAACATGAACAGAATGTGAAACTCACTTGGAATCTCACAGGAATTTTGGATGAGCACCAGAGAGATTTCTTTAGGTGTTAATTTCTTGGCTCCAAAGGAATCTACAGAGGTTGGGAGGacctaccaaaacaaaacaaaacaaacagatctCAAAGGATCCTTTTCTCATTTAGTTCCACAGCAGTACTGTAATGTGCGTCTTCCTATTATTTAACGTGGAAAATGTTTTTCCTACTGATAATAAAAATTCTCATTTGTATTTCTGCTTAAGAGATTCagaagaggggctagagagatggctcagcggttaacagcatttgttgctcttccagaggacttgggttcaaatcccacccatccatatggtggctcaggaccatctataaatccagttccaggggatctgacaccttcttctgacctccataggcactggGCATACACTTGGTGTACCtgtatgtaggcaaaacatccatagacataaaatacagttaaaaaaatcttagaaaagaGATTCAGAAGAAACATAGGATTAACTTTTAAGTtctgataaatatttattaaggatCACATTGTCTTTATGAGCTGACTAATAAgctttgtttttcagaattgCTTCACTTTTTCATTATATTGTTTGTTATGcaacataaagaaaatgtattcatCATGAAAAGTGAGACTTTACatgaagcaaaatttaaaaagtataaaatcaCCTATTATCTTTACCACACAGATAACCAATGTTAGCCTTTACATATATAgtttttagcttttctttgaatattaatatataaatgtgttttccttttacaAAAATGGGATGCTATGTATATACCTTTGCTTTTATCACCTCACATATATAATGCATATCTTTCCATGCAAATGGATCGGACTCAGATTTTAGAaggtttaggaaaaaaaaaaaagagcaatccTGTGCCAGTTACAAGTCAAACACCTGAAATAAAACTGCACAAAAATTACAACCAAGAAGGGAAAAGGCATGTAAGAAGATGCAAACAGAGAGTCCAGGTAGCAATGCTATTATTatcaagcaaaacaaagaaaggtgGAACACATTAAATAGGGTAAGGGCGACTCCGTTTTGCCTTCCAATGCATTATCATCAGTTTATTTCGTACTCTCTTCATCTCTTCCAACTCATCCGCTGCCTGTATCATTTCTTCATTACTTAAATTTCTCCCATGGATTTCTCCTCTAAATCGAGGGCGGAAAAGGGCTAGCCTTTCTTTGAAACTTCCCTCCTCTAGCTTGTGTTTGCCCACCCCACAGGGAGGTTGTTCCATGGGAGGACGGTCCTCGAACAGGTTCTTCTCTGAGAGGCACTCCTGGGGAGGACGATCTTCTGACAGCAGCATCTCTGGCAGCAGCTCAGGCAGAAGCTCTTCAGGAAAGAACTCCTCCTCTGAGGACTGCTCCTCTGAGGACAGATCCTCTGAGGACTGCTCCTCCTCAGAACACTGATTTTCAGGATACTGCTCCACGGGAGGTTGCTCTTCATCCGTCTTTAGAGTGCTCTGTGtttgttcttcatttcctttgcatGAGTTTTCCATGCTGAGAAttttcttcttcaagcagttATTCTTGAGACAAGAAAAAGGAGACTAGAGTCACAATACTTGGCCAGCTGGATCAACACCCTAGGATCCAGCTATGGGTTTCAATCCCTGCCTGTCCCTGATTGAGGCGAGTGTCTTTAAACCTTAGCTTACTCAGAGGCTCATGGGTTCTCCCGCCCGCGGCTGCGGAGCAGCCCCCTCCTTTCCGAAAGACCACCATTTTTCCCAGCAGGCCTTGCCACAAGGCCTCTCCTGCAGTGACAGGGGCGGAGCAGTGAAGTCCGCAGACTGTTCCCCTCCGTGGTCGGTCTCAGACTCGGATCCTGTCTCACTGCCCACCATTACCCCAACCTCTCACCCCTGTGGTCCCCTCTGAGTCGCCTGGGTGACACGGGCAAATCTACAGATAGACGCCAGACAGGGTAGGGGGCGGGGATAGAAGGAGGAGAAACAGACCCGGTGACGCACACCCCTTTTTGTAGGGACCAGCTAATCGCCCCCAAAGACTGCTCCCTTGGGGTTCACCTGAGTCATACTTCACGTAGAGCATCGTCCTTTgtaccccaccccactcccaaaaCCACCATTTTCTGCACCGAAATCTTaggcgggggggggaggggggagggaaggcgGGGCGGGGCTGCAGCATAGGTGGAAGATGGGATTCTGCCATGCAGGTACGATCCCACTGGTTACAAGGAACCTTTGACAATCACTAAATCTAGAGGATCCAGGGAACTTACTTACTTCTGCTTTCCTTCTCGACCAAAGGGTAATAGAAAGACGGTGTCTGGACAGGCAAAACGGACCGGGACGAGAGGGACTTGGGCAGACATAGGCTCCTGGTCACGTGAGGGGCGCGCGTCACTGCTGGGCTCAGATCCCTAGTAAGCACTTTGGCGACCATTTGCCAACACCTGCCAGAATCTTTTTACCTCAAACAAAACGGAATTTTCGCTTACCCTCCCCCCCgcccacacacactttatttgCCTTTTGTTGGTTACTGGAGGCGATTAGCATCTGATTCTCCAGGATCATTGTCTCCTCCCTGCTGCATCTCCAATGTTATGTCTCACTCTTACTTTCCACTTTTCCTCAGCTACTGAGGCTTCAGATTTTCCCCGTTCTCTAGAGCCTGCACTGAAATTTCACCATTTCACCCCCATAAATCAAGGTATCATGGTCAGGACAGGCAAGATGACAgatgctgtaatcccagtacttagggtATAGAGACAATAGGATTGCCTCAAATTGGAGGGTAGCTTCTTCTtcatagctagttccaggccagccagaactacatggaAAAATTCtgtcatcaaaacaaaacaaaacttttcaagggcactggagagatggctaagcacttaagagcacttgttcttgcagaggactggagtttgattcccaacacctacatagtACGTTACAGCCATTCATAACCCTGTTTCAAGGGATCATATCTCCACAGACAgcaggcacatgtgtggtgcacagacacagatacagtaAAGTCCacaataagatgaaataaataaatctaaaaaagtacCTTTCAAATACTAATTTTTATGCTTAACCCACATCCCCATCAGGTCCCATTTTTAATCTTTCATTTCTGTGATAGTtaacctttcattttttttcttttcaacccatttttatttttgagaccctCAGTTATGCCTCAATTATGTCATAAATAGAAATTCTGGGATAAATTAATAGTCTTCCAATTCTACACCTCTAGAAACATTTACATCTGTAAAGTATATAAATCTAATGGCTCTATACATTGGATGCCATAAGTCAAAACACTCATGTGTTCATCTACATATAAAATAGTcaagagaagtttttttttaattatgtgaagtGGGAGAGCACTTGGTGCACAATGTGGTATTATTCTTCACTCTCTATACTCTATACATCGGCATCATTCAATAGTTACTATTCATAGTGGAAGAAATAGATTTCATAGAAAccataaattctttttattatacaattttttatttaaactagaaacaatattgttttacatgtcaatcccagttccatctccctctcctcctcccctgcccccccactggTCCccttatctcatcccctttctgcttcccaggcaaggtaaggccttccatggaggatcttcaaagtctgtcatatcacttggagcagggcctagttcctcctccatgtgtctaggctgagacagtatccctctatgtgggtggaatgggctcccaaagtccattcgtgtactagggataaatactgatccactaccagaggccccatagattgtccagacctccaaactgacctcctcgttcagggggtctgggtctggaacagtcctatgctggtttcccagctatcagtctggggtccatgagctccccgttgttcaggtcagctgtttctgtggggttctccagcccagtcttgacctttttgctcatcactcctccctctctgcaactggattccatgagttgGGCTCAGTAAAACCATAAATTCTTAATAGCCAGCTCTTGGTTTTGTGGTTGAAAAGCTTAAATTAATTTGTTAAATCAACAAATATTTGGATTTTGAGATAGCTGACCCCCAAAAGATACATGCAGCAAATAGGATATTGTGTATTAAATTATGTAATAATTCTGTTGACCACATACTTAGAAGCTGGATTAAAATCATGTATATAGTTTGTTGTCATCACAAAAGCTACATGTTTTGGCCTGTACCTTTTTATGATCTTTAACCTTAAGCCTAACCTAAAAAGCATGAATGCCACTTCCTAATGTAGACTTTTTTTACAGAAAGGCAActcctttttctgttttacacTTTCAGGGTTAGTAAGCACCAGATCTGTGAGGATTCTGAAATCTAGTTTTTCCAAAAGCTAAGCAATTTTGAGATGTTTCTGAACATAAATTCATACTTGAAATATCAGTTCTTAGAGGagtttgtaatttatttttttgtcaaaaGCTTGGCTATTTACTATGTTTCTGAATAGACACTCATATGTGAAATATCCatattatgaaatttttattgttttactgtGGATTTAGTTTGTATCAAAACACAAGTTAATTTACTTGTATATCTTATCCAAAATTGTTAggatttcccttttttttctgtgctgtgtATCTTTAAAATCAAGTTTACCTGTGCTTTCATTAGTCTATCATGaagaatttgtttttcatttgtatggTTCCTTTTTTAGAGAAGTCCAGTTTTATCAAGTTTTTCACTTCTGTCATTATTCTCCTTACATCCTGTGAACAGTCTACAGCCTATATGACATTCCATTTAAATTTTGACTTCCAAAGTTTATATATTAACTGACTAGTTACACTTACCTTCAGTTGAAATCTGACTCCCAGTTGTTTACACATATTACCTTTTGTTCTGTCCTCTGGAATGTTacaaaaatgcataaaattataaaaatacctGTTAACCTTAGTCAGTGCTCTTGATACCATGTAAACTGCTAgaatttttgtttggttcttttcctttctcatctgTGAGATACAGTGAGTAATGTTTAGTAGGCTTTTCTGTGACTTTTTTAATCTACAAAATTGTATATAATAATGAGACCTACCCTGTAGGATCAGTAAGACAAGTAAGCAAGTCAATGAATCAGTATGTATATAGAACTCGGCATAGTAATTAACATTTAGAAAGTGTTCTGTAAATGATTAACTCTAATATAGTAGGGGCAATTAAAGTAGCATGGCATAGTACAAGCAGTACtctaattcttcttttattttaagtattgttaaccaggtgtggtggggaagctctttaatcccagcactcaggagacaggtagTGACAGGCATCCCTCTATGACTTTGATATCAGCATGGTGTTCATAGAGAGTTCTAGATCAGCCATACCTACCTAGGGGGACCTAGACCAAAAAAGAACGGAAGGACTGGTGCTGGGGAAGAATTACCATAAATATTTTAAccaaaggaaaacttaaagaaaatccCTTGGTTCACTTGCTTTTAGTTGACTTTAAAAGTCACtgcatttcttttgctttcatgtcctcacTGTTGtttctcccacacctacaccatcagggccagctctactgtattgcccaggcaaggtgcaggggcTGCAAGGTGCTGCAGTTGGTGAAGGGCAAGGACAACTCTCCTGCttttatgacctcagggccagctcctcTAACTGCCACAGGccgtgaggggaggggagatggaaggTGTCTCTCCCTTGCCCATGCTACCATATGACAGATGAGGAGTGGGACCAGATTCCCTAAGCTCACATTCTCAGGGCTGTTCACCCTCACTGTGCTGCCTACATGAGGTACCAGGCCCACTTTCTCGAGTGCTGCAGCTTGTAAGAGGGACCATCAGCTCCTTTGTCGgctgcagggggtggggtggggtgggggtggacaaGGGCATCTCTCTTAGCTCATTGCTGCTGCATAGGGTGAACTTGCTCAGGCAGTGCTGGGGAACTGGTGgtaaggacaagggagagctggcagtTTGACCAACCCTGTttctacccaggcccagaaccagggttatgagttggtccaccccaaccaacatccaccccatctatgatctgctgaaGCACGTGAAGGGACCAGTCTtgaagacccaaagctgcaggatctccccAACACAGCACAACAAATGAATATTCAAGAGAagccccagtgagggcccagtatccaCAGGGTAAcaaaagccagaggccttgaaccagactagtgactctttgcaatgaacactcgCAAGTAAAGATGTAGGGACAAAAGGATGCACTGTGTGACTCActgcttccatgacaagattgagttttcctttttctctcttaaattttattttattttatcgggggtgggggaggttgcaagggcagagggtggatacaaaggcacagggaaatgaaggggagagagatgcatgatgtgaaagatacaaagaataaataaaaaattaaaaaaagaaaaaaatccttcaaaatcTGATGATCTTTGGACTTccattagagaaaaataaaggctcatttaaaactcttaaaaaagAGTCACTACATTTGAAGATCACACTGCTGAATAATATGAGTCCCCCAATAGCGATGCTGTAGATAGCTCCTCTGAGGTGTGCATTTTGATGATAATCATTGCTTAAGTTGCTTTTCAGGGACATGAAGGCCACTTTCACTGAAAGTACCAATTCTTAACTTGAGCCTACAGATACTGAcaaaaacaagatttttaaaaagctcaccACTTAAGTGCATGAACtggctggctttttggagcccattccctatgatgcaATGCCTTGCTCAGCATTGATGTAGaggggagggtcttggtcctgcctccatttagtatgccagactttgttgactccccacaGGAGGCCTTACACCCTGTGAAGAGTGGATGGGGTCGGAAAGGTGAGAGGTGcttgagggtgggggtggggagttggggtgaggtgagggtgggtgtggagggtgggactggggttggtatgtaaaatgaaaactaaatggtttttaaataataaaaggaaaaatagtgtGTCACTTCTGTATTTAtgttgtgtctgtctctcttgctAGCTTAAGTCTGGGGCCTGATGTCTATTCAGCTCAGCACATAGTCATGCTGGCTGCACAAGAAATGCAGTGAAACTTCTTCAGTCTGCTGTTTTGTCCTTAGACTGAAGACAAGGCAAAGGCGACCAAAATATTTTCAAGGTTAACAGAAGTGTCACGATTCTGTGCTTTATGTGTGTGCCAACATCTTGGTTTCCCTGTAGGCGTGTCTCAGTCTCTCatcatttatttctgctttcctGAGGAGAAAAAAGAGCTTGCAATGTGGACTGAAGTGTTTTCCCCTGCAAGGTGCTAGTCTCTGCCCATTTagttgctattacaaataaatcattttttttcttggcccAACAACTTGTCCTGGTTTCTTTGGGTCCCCTTTCAACCATGAGTAAATGGACTTGGGTTGAGTAACAATTACTTGGCCTATCCTCAATGTGATACTTTATGTACTCTTTATACTATTATGGTCCCTCCAAGGCCTCATTTTAGGGGTTAACTTCCTCCAATTAATTATTTTGGCTATTTTTGAACTGACATTTATGTTCAAGGCTACTCCCTACGGGATCCTGTGTTGGTGAGCTTGTTTGGAAGTTCTAGCAGGGGACTCACTATTCATGTGCTCTTGGCCAAAGGACAGTCTTCCTCTATTAGGGAAGGTTGCTCTCTTCCACTGAATGTACAGCTTCAGGAAAGAATCCACGTGGAGTGTTGAGGGAGTAAGGTGACACCtacctagccagccagatcaACCAAATCAATCCAAGTAATTAATGAGGTGTCAAGATTTTTACATCCCCCTGAATTTGTAACTGTCCTGAAAATGTTACATATTCTGCTTAATGTAGATCACAGTAGTTTTACCACCATCTTCATTCTATTCATTTTAGTATAGACACTAGACACCTGTAGATGCTTATGTTGTAgtatggttttcttttattacaAATAGTTTTTTTCATATAACATTCTGGTTCTGGttcccctcctcctactcctcccagttccttacCAGCTCTCCTCATGTCCAGATCCACATTCTGTCTGTCTCGGTTAGAAAACAAGCAGACATCTAagttagtaataaaataaaatcagataaaataaaagcaaacaaataaggataggacaaaacaaccaaaaagaaaaagagccaaagaaaaagcacacagagtgcatatatacacaggaacacacatgatggcacacacaggAATACCATAAAGACATAAgactagaagccataatatatatgcaaaggtcCTGTAAGGTAAATGATGATGAtgttaataataacaataaatgctCCAACAACATTATGAGTGAAaaaacctccaaagatgctgtcgagtttgttttgtgttagccaTTTACTGCTGGGGATGGGGTCGACCCTTAGGAGTGGTTTGTTTCCCAAGGGGGACtaccttggagaaaactaatttttcatttgcaggtAGCTATCAATTGTAGATAgcttgacatatatatatatatatatatatatatatatatatccttaaaatatatatatatttgctaaaTACTAAAGCAAACAAAGGTGGTCAACTGAGACCCCTGTCAGTGTATCATGCACCCCCTTTTTAAACGAAATCCATACACTTTTTGtaaatcatttaaatattatttatttacataagcTTCTGTTTTTCTGGCAGTAAATATTATCTTGTTACATCCACTCCTTCCTTCTCTGGATTCAGTTTCTATTATCCGGAATGCTACAAAGTATTAATTTAAAGTCTGCCAACAGtaccaaacaaaaagataaagtcCAAAAGCTCAGGAGAAATCTCAGCAGAAAAATTGGACTctgagcaaaaacaaacaaacaaacaaacaaacaaacaaacaaacaaaccttttaCTTATTATGTGAGGCATCAACCTGCcaatctggttccctcttcttctttctaAGTGCAGCTTCTCAGGGTGGGAACACATGCTCTCTGACTCTGCAGATAGAagatataaaggaaaaattagttctCGGCAATGGAGTCCTACTGGGTACATGAACCACACTTAAGGACAGGGCTCATGCCATGTGTTAAATGACCAACACAAAACTAACTCAGTGGGCCAAACGGTGGTGgcattaaatcccagcactgggaggcagaggcaggaggatctctgagttgcaggcagatctcagagttcgaggccagcctggactacaaagtgagttccaggacagcctggactataaagtgagttccagggcagccaaggctacacagagaaaccatgtctcaaaacaaacaaacaaaaaatcaaaaaacaacaaaaaaacaaaacaaaaaactatatacaaaataaaaagactaaCTCAATgacatttttgaagatttttatctcatattgctttgtttatgCATTAAAAAATCTTGCTGGCCTTTTGCTCGTATACTATGGTTTCTCATTTagtgatttttactttttgtcGGGGgctctttgttttaaaattctggcttgttttttgtttataaGTTGTATAAAATTTACTGTTGGTTAAAACATGGTAAGTTGGAGAGTAAGATAAAGGAATTttgaggaaatagaagcagatattTTTCTGCACATTTAGGATCTAGTGCAGGATGTGAAAAGATCTGACTTAACACTTGTAACTTATGACCTGTGATGACAATATTGCAGAGTCCTAATTCCTAATGAAGGTGTAAGTCTATACAACtcattttagggctggagagatggctcagccgttaaaggctaggctcacaaccaaaaatataaaaactcatTTTAGGGCTCAGTAGTGacacacttgcctagcatgcataaggcactgggttcaattctcagaatacaaaaaagaaaatggaaaacccATTTTAATGATAAGTTCTAGGAATGTACAAATTGTTCCCATGAAAATATGGGTGATAATAAATATGCAAGGTGGGATGTAACAGCTCTTAATGTTCTCTCTGCTGAGCTGGTTACATTAATGTGAATTTGATTATCCCTTCTTGGTTTGATATTATTGGACTTTAACCATATTTATAGGATGATGGATCTGTAATTAAGCAGacagcagaaaatggaaaagctTTGATGGATCAAGAGATGAAGGAAAATTTTTTCCTAATTGGagaattttctcagggtcctatTGGTGATATTAGAGATATTTCTATTTTCCGGTGCTATGGAGATTGCAACTCTTTAATTTTCCTAATGTTTGCTTCTCTTACTATTGAAAACTAAAAGCACTGATAAAAGCAGCCAAGGTAATTTTCAAAATCTATGGAGGGATGATGCATAGTTCATGTCAGCAGAAAATGATGGGTGCCAAGGAAATCATTGATAAACTCCTACCTAAAACTGATTGATGTCAGTAAGAGGCCTTGTGTAGATGTACATCAGCATCATTACAGTAGTGTAAAACCTTTCCCCATACAAGACCTTAAAATGTATAATGTTTACAGTGTTAAAATGTTTTGCAAATGCATACCAATGACACAGACTAAATTATGTTTCCTCATGGGGAATATATTGTCCCTTAagtttttatacatatatttgtatagtAGAATCCAGAATATACTAGTATCAAAGTAGGTGAAGCAGCTAGCTTCTTCCTATCAAAAGTAatacagcaaaataaaatacCGGCAACCAGAGTTTTTATCATATCATTTGAAAATTACTAGAATGTTTACTGAAAAATTATTTATGACTAAACAATCAGTTAACATGTAAGTGACTTGTTAATTATGTGTTTTAGATGATGAATTTATTCCACCATTAGTCACCATTCAGTgtctacattttttaaatgcattcaTGATGGCTGTAATACATTAGAATTAGATGCCATACTAGGGGAAATGCTTTTAAATACCAAAAAAGATattgatcttttaaaattaattgccTTTTTATTTGATCACATTTGTCTTTCCTTTGACAAtcctatttaatatttttctcttttctaggaaaaataacattttttcttgatttttccatAGCATAccaaatattctctctctgctatagaaatatatcattatatattttaattttagattgTGAGTCACAAACATATAGCATTTCAAATCTAGGtaacttcaaaagaagaaaaaatactgcTTTAATAAATTACATATTTCAAATAACTGGCCATATTTCAAATAAGTTAGCCCAGATTTAGACCTATATAGTTTTTTGAGTCTTTGGTCCAgataatatttatctttctgtaaaaaatgaaagttaaattcatatttttgtaTCTTAAGAAATGTTGGCAACtggttttaaaaactaaattctaAACTTATTAGAGCTCTGGGAAATCCTGCCACGGGGTCTGTAGGCAGACTGAATACatccctgaggacccagggaccctgactctgctgagatcactgggctactccacccccaggcagtgcagagtgcagagagtgcagaggtgaactgctttggcccctgacttgggcccaacttctgcctgcccactctgggaactcctgcccaggggtttgcaggcaggtcaactcggcccctgaggactaagcaacccagagtctgctgacatctgtgagatagtcctgctctcacccatctggagagcgagtgcctcagacctgcctgcacccaccttgagacccatcagagtatcagagccaattgcacccacctgaagagaaccttgaacccatacacaccaggaaaggaagagacaccacctgcatccaatggaagaagagatgggaagacaacaatataagaacacattcaacaatagaaaaaccaatatgacaccaccagagtcaaGGGATTCTAcgccagcaagacatgaacatcccaacacagatgaagcagaagagagcaatcttaaaaacaacttcatgcagatgatagagaccctaagagtggaaatgagaaaatccttcagagaagtGGAAGTAAAGACGGaccaaaagatgaaagaaatcaaggaaagctaAACTGATTAGATCTCTTTACAGAAGAATTcttttctgtacatatgtttgaaAAGCAGCTATTGTACAAGACGAGTAATCAgaaacttttcctttatttttatctgacAATGAATTACTCTGGAGTTTTCATTTAAGTCGTTATGTTTTAAAAGTTAGTCCCCTTCATAACTATTAAAATAGCAATCCTTTGGTTTTAAATTGTCAAAATATCCGGAATAttgggaaaatattaaaatgaagttttgggtactagatgttttctttttttctttttttgttttttgagacagggtttctctgtggctttgggggctgtcctggaactatctcttgtagaccaggctggtcttgaactcacagagatctgcctgtctgtgcctccagagtgctgggattgaaggtgtgagccaccaccacacgGCTGGGTACTAGatgttaattaaaatgtttatgtgtatCATATATTTACCCCAAAGCTGAACTTGTAGCAAAAACCATggttatttattaattctttactTTTCCAGCTATATCCCAAATGACCATATAATATTAAGAATACATCACCACTGAATGAAAAATTGGTCaagaaagaaagtagaaactGTTTAGggtttaatgaaaatgaaaacacaacatatccaaatgtAAGGGgcacaatgaaggcagttctaagaagcaagttcatagcactaaatgctgACATAACAAAGGAGAGATCTCATATTAGTAATTtaacaacacacctgaaagcttaagaacaaaaagaagaaataacacccaagaggagtagatggcaagaaatactCAAACTctgttgaaatcaataaaatagaaacaaacatacaaaaatacaaaaaagcaaC from Cricetulus griseus strain 17A/GY chromosome X, alternate assembly CriGri-PICRH-1.0, whole genome shotgun sequence encodes the following:
- the Tceal1 gene encoding transcription elongation factor A protein-like 1 — protein: MENSCKGNEEQTQSTLKTDEEQPPVEQYPENQCSEEEQSSEDLSSEEQSSEEEFFPEELLPELLPEMLLSEDRPPQECLSEKNLFEDRPPMEQPPCGVGKHKLEEGSFKERLALFRPRFRGEIHGRNLSNEEMIQAADELEEMKRVRNKLMIMHWKAKRSRPYPI